Proteins encoded together in one Antricoccus suffuscus window:
- a CDS encoding ABC transporter ATP-binding protein codes for MPLLEVSDFRVSLEEPSKTTDLVRDVALAVERGKTLCIVGESGSGKTVTALSILRLLEFTSSVEVFGRADFDGQDLVALDQLQMAAVRGRRASVIFQECMEALNPTKRIGPQLVEAARDLSEDAALEKAAKLLAQVGIPDPAGCLERYPHQLSGGMQQRTMIAMALMCDPELLIADEPTTALDVTIQAEILTLLVKLQRERNMAIVLITHDMGIAAEIADRVAVMYAGRLVEEGPCEEILSRPKHPYTKALLECVPRPDHGGGRELRTIPGSVPSPSDEIAGCRFMARCGLATEKCAVNEPTLVEVSTDVRPDGATIASPIGSHLVSCWNFLTYDARRNSIYRPERDAAPPSSQDAPLGRQDFLVVDDVSKVYSTSARSESIGSKKAGNSIRAVDQVSVELRSGEFFCLVGESGSGKTTLGRLIARLEPASDGSIILDGSEVTHLRGRAADREFRRDVQIIFQDPNGSLDPRQTIGQAIAEPLKSLLKLKKPAINERVNQLLDEVNLPRAYAQKRPSELSGGQRQRVAIARAVATSPKLIVADEPTSALDVSVQGQIVNLLRRLQDEHGLTYLFITHNLSLVLSVAHRVGVMYLGALVEIASAEALSSGPAHPYTQMLLNANPDPYNPRSRDDRAKSTIGGLDAETGAVDRTVGCRFRDRCPRRQDLCDREAPSLTPIVSGQLAACHFPLKPVQQ; via the coding sequence GTGCCCCTGCTCGAAGTTTCAGATTTTCGTGTCAGTCTCGAAGAACCAAGTAAGACGACCGACCTCGTTCGCGATGTGGCGCTGGCTGTTGAGCGGGGCAAGACGTTGTGCATCGTTGGAGAGTCGGGGAGCGGCAAGACCGTAACGGCGTTGTCCATCCTTCGTCTGCTCGAGTTCACGTCGTCTGTCGAGGTGTTCGGCCGTGCCGATTTTGACGGCCAGGATCTGGTGGCCCTCGATCAGCTCCAGATGGCTGCTGTTCGCGGTCGCCGAGCGTCGGTGATCTTCCAGGAATGTATGGAAGCCCTTAATCCGACAAAGCGAATTGGACCCCAGCTCGTCGAGGCCGCCCGTGATCTGTCCGAGGATGCGGCCCTTGAGAAGGCCGCGAAATTGCTTGCTCAAGTTGGCATTCCTGACCCCGCCGGCTGTCTAGAGCGGTATCCGCATCAGCTATCGGGCGGGATGCAACAGCGCACGATGATTGCGATGGCACTCATGTGTGATCCCGAGCTGCTTATCGCGGATGAGCCGACGACGGCGCTTGACGTCACGATTCAGGCGGAGATCCTCACCCTGTTGGTGAAACTGCAGCGTGAACGAAACATGGCAATTGTCTTGATTACGCACGACATGGGGATCGCCGCAGAGATAGCCGATCGGGTGGCCGTGATGTACGCCGGCCGACTTGTCGAAGAAGGCCCGTGTGAGGAGATTTTGTCCAGGCCGAAGCATCCGTACACGAAGGCGCTGCTGGAATGCGTGCCGCGCCCGGATCACGGCGGCGGACGCGAGCTGCGCACGATACCCGGATCGGTGCCATCGCCGTCCGACGAAATCGCCGGATGCCGGTTCATGGCACGGTGCGGTCTCGCGACCGAGAAGTGTGCCGTCAATGAGCCGACCCTCGTCGAGGTGTCGACCGACGTACGTCCGGATGGTGCGACGATCGCGAGTCCGATCGGCAGCCACTTGGTCTCGTGCTGGAACTTTCTGACCTACGATGCGCGCCGGAACTCGATTTATCGCCCAGAACGTGACGCCGCTCCGCCTTCGTCGCAAGACGCCCCCTTAGGACGTCAAGATTTCCTGGTCGTTGACGATGTTTCAAAGGTCTACTCAACAAGTGCGCGTAGCGAGTCGATCGGATCTAAGAAGGCAGGGAATTCGATCCGGGCGGTCGACCAGGTCAGTGTCGAGCTGCGAAGTGGCGAGTTCTTCTGTCTCGTTGGAGAGAGCGGTTCCGGAAAGACGACCTTGGGGCGCCTGATCGCGCGGCTCGAGCCAGCGAGCGATGGCTCGATCATCCTCGACGGAAGCGAGGTCACGCACCTACGTGGGCGAGCGGCGGACCGAGAGTTCCGTCGGGACGTGCAGATCATCTTCCAAGACCCCAACGGCTCTCTTGATCCTCGCCAGACTATTGGGCAGGCAATCGCCGAGCCGCTGAAGTCGCTGCTCAAGCTCAAGAAGCCCGCGATTAACGAGCGCGTGAACCAGTTGTTAGATGAGGTCAACCTGCCGCGCGCATATGCGCAGAAACGCCCATCGGAGCTGTCAGGCGGACAGCGACAACGGGTCGCGATCGCCCGTGCCGTAGCAACCTCGCCGAAACTCATCGTCGCCGACGAACCGACCTCCGCCCTTGATGTCTCGGTGCAGGGCCAGATTGTCAATCTCCTTCGTCGGCTGCAGGACGAGCACGGCCTGACGTATCTGTTCATCACTCACAATTTGAGCTTGGTGCTTTCGGTGGCTCATCGCGTCGGAGTGATGTATCTCGGCGCCCTGGTCGAGATCGCGTCGGCGGAGGCGTTGTCGTCGGGGCCTGCGCACCCATATACGCAGATGTTGCTGAATGCGAACCCTGATCCATACAACCCTCGGTCGCGAGATGACCGGGCCAAGTCGACCATCGGCGGCCTGGACGCCGAGACGGGCGCGGTTGATCGCACCGTTGGCTGCCGTTTTCGCGATCGCTGCCCACGACGACAGGACCTGTGTGATCGCGAAGCGCCGTCGCTCACGCCCATTGTCTCCGGCCAGCTGGCCGCGTGTCACTTCCCGCTCAAGCCGGTCCAACAGTAA